Proteins from a single region of Hydrogenobacter hydrogenophilus:
- a CDS encoding thioredoxin family protein, which yields MRKLLFVLFFLLGFAGAGDWFSDPIRGIEYAKKEQKPVMFYFHSEHCPYCLQMETFVFSDEKVSKYLDKFVVVSLSMDSQVGRAWARRFNIFGTPTFVFYDPKKDTVMSVVFGSRSKEDFIKLLLMACEMSSTKKC from the coding sequence ATGAGGAAACTGCTTTTTGTATTGTTTTTTTTGCTTGGTTTTGCAGGAGCAGGTGATTGGTTCAGTGATCCTATCCGCGGTATAGAGTATGCAAAAAAAGAACAAAAACCTGTGATGTTTTACTTCCATTCGGAGCATTGTCCTTACTGCCTTCAGATGGAGACCTTTGTTTTTAGTGATGAAAAGGTTTCCAAATATTTAGACAAGTTTGTGGTTGTATCCTTAAGCATGGACTCACAGGTAGGTAGAGCCTGGGCAAGGCGCTTTAACATTTTTGGCACACCCACTTTTGTTTTTTACGATCCTAAAAAAGACACCGTTATGAGCGTGGTCTTTGGAAGTAGGAGCAAAGAGGATTTTATAAAATTACTTCTGATGGCTTGTGAAATGTCAAGCACAAAAAAGTGTTAA
- a CDS encoding PSP1 domain-containing protein, with protein sequence MSYIKAKFQDTGKILQVEGVWDDDINRDDFIVVNSEKGEEVVRVLGISKEPSPIKATFLRKAKDEDIRRMEENLEKAKDLYNLCKEKISQHGLDMKLIKAYVPLDERKVFFYYTAEQRVDFRNLVRDLAKVIKKRIEMRQVGVRDAVQMMGWIGACGEVPCCVRFAENFESISLKDIEEQNLPLSPAKFTGPCGRLICCLAYERDNYIVKNILPETGTELCFNGKVIQILYIDPPRGKVLVQTEGRKEEIDLYKLLPYDYEKALRHCKSCGLCCRRTYKEDEAYISAQE encoded by the coding sequence ATGTCTTACATAAAGGCAAAATTTCAGGATACGGGTAAGATTCTTCAAGTTGAAGGTGTATGGGACGATGACATAAACAGGGATGACTTTATAGTTGTCAATTCTGAAAAGGGTGAAGAGGTGGTCAGAGTGTTGGGAATATCCAAAGAGCCTTCTCCTATAAAAGCCACCTTTTTAAGAAAGGCAAAGGACGAAGATATAAGGAGGATGGAGGAGAATTTAGAAAAAGCTAAAGACCTATACAACCTGTGTAAGGAAAAAATATCACAGCATGGGCTTGATATGAAACTTATAAAGGCATACGTTCCCTTGGATGAGAGAAAGGTGTTTTTTTACTACACTGCTGAGCAGAGGGTGGACTTTAGGAATCTCGTAAGAGACTTGGCAAAGGTTATAAAGAAAAGGATAGAGATGAGACAGGTAGGCGTAAGGGATGCGGTGCAGATGATGGGTTGGATAGGTGCGTGCGGTGAAGTACCTTGTTGCGTAAGGTTTGCTGAGAATTTTGAATCCATATCCCTAAAAGACATAGAAGAGCAAAATCTTCCCCTTTCACCAGCAAAGTTTACTGGTCCTTGTGGAAGACTCATATGCTGTCTTGCTTACGAAAGAGATAACTATATAGTCAAAAACATCCTTCCGGAAACAGGTACAGAACTGTGTTTTAACGGCAAAGTCATTCAGATACTCTACATAGACCCACCAAGGGGTAAGGTGCTTGTCCAAACGGAAGGCAGGAAAGAAGAAATAGACCTTTACAAGCTTTTACCCTATGACTACGAAAAGGCTCTTAGACACTGCAAAAGCTGTGGGCTCTGTTGTAGAAGAACCTATAAAGAAGATGAGGCTTATATCAGCGCTCAGGAGTGA